The Dehalogenimonas lykanthroporepellens BL-DC-9 genome includes a window with the following:
- a CDS encoding valyl-tRNA synthetase (KEGG: det:DET0430 valyl-tRNA synthetase~TIGRFAM: valyl-tRNA synthetase) produces the protein MTDNTSVNELPKAYDPASVEDKWYRFWMERGYFKPDTRSDKPPFTVIMPPPNVTGELHLGHALTAALEDIMTRWHRMKGEPALWLPGVDHAGIAAQVVVERMLAKENKTKYDLGREAFTERMWQWANSCRDTIRRQHMKLGASCDWDREVFTLDDGPSLAVRTTFKNLYDQGLIYRGERIINWCPRCHTAISDLEVDHKDLAGHLWHIKYPLTDEPGRFVTVATTRPETMLGDTAVAVNPNDERYRDLVGRTLRLPLIDREIPIVADDIVDMTFGSGAVKTTPAHDQTDFDIAQRHNLPSINIFDQNAVLNANAGRFAGLDRYAGRKAVVEELEKLGLLALVQDYAHSVGHCQRCATVAEPTASRQWFVKMEPLAAPAIKAVTSGEIKILPERFTRVYLNWMENIRDWCVSRQLWWGHRIPVWYCQACGETIVAIETPDSCHKCSSADIEQDPDVLDTWFSSGLWPHSTLGWPNDSDDLRRFYPTGVMETGYDILFFWVARMITMGLHNTGKIPFHTVYLHGLIRDEKGEKMSKVKGNVLNPLKLIDQYGTDALRFGITTGNSPGNDIKLSLNRLEAGRNFANKLFNASRFVIGHLNRTAPGQLNTAVLPAEDRWILSRLNRVIGQVNAFMEEYQFGEAERAIHDFIWGEFCDWYIELSKVRLQSGDGQSPLPVLLKVLDTSLRLLHPFMPFVTEEIWQYLRPCLQDAPESIMIAAYPEADTTLVDETAEGFVEGFIEVVKAIRNVRAEHKVEAGKWIPAELHAGDLAGELTAYRPIVESLSRARPLTVTADRLKAESDDERLVLVLRDAELELPLAGMIDREAETQRAARELAEVESQVARLSAMLNNEAFTAKAPPQVVAKERAKLETLEDKLKRLKS, from the coding sequence ATGACTGACAACACGTCCGTAAACGAACTCCCCAAGGCCTATGACCCGGCCAGTGTCGAGGATAAATGGTACCGCTTCTGGATGGAGCGCGGCTATTTCAAACCCGACACCCGTTCCGATAAACCCCCTTTCACCGTCATCATGCCCCCACCCAACGTCACCGGCGAACTGCACCTGGGCCATGCCCTGACCGCGGCCCTGGAAGACATCATGACCCGCTGGCACCGCATGAAGGGCGAACCGGCTCTCTGGTTGCCCGGCGTCGACCACGCCGGTATCGCCGCCCAGGTGGTGGTCGAACGGATGCTGGCTAAAGAGAACAAGACCAAGTACGACCTGGGTCGGGAAGCCTTCACCGAGCGGATGTGGCAGTGGGCCAATTCCTGCCGCGATACCATCCGACGCCAGCACATGAAGCTGGGCGCATCCTGCGACTGGGACCGGGAAGTCTTCACCCTGGACGACGGCCCGTCGCTGGCAGTGCGCACTACTTTTAAAAACCTTTATGACCAGGGACTCATTTACCGCGGGGAACGCATCATCAACTGGTGTCCCCGCTGTCATACCGCTATTTCCGACCTGGAAGTCGACCACAAAGACCTGGCCGGGCATCTGTGGCACATAAAATACCCCCTGACCGATGAACCCGGGCGCTTCGTAACCGTGGCCACCACCCGCCCGGAGACGATGCTGGGCGATACGGCAGTGGCCGTCAATCCGAACGACGAGCGTTACCGCGACCTGGTGGGACGCACCCTCAGACTGCCGCTGATCGACCGGGAAATACCGATTGTGGCGGACGACATCGTGGACATGACCTTCGGTTCCGGCGCCGTCAAGACCACCCCGGCCCATGACCAGACCGACTTCGACATTGCTCAGCGGCACAACCTGCCGTCGATAAACATCTTCGACCAGAACGCCGTGCTCAACGCCAACGCCGGGCGCTTCGCCGGCCTGGACCGCTACGCCGGCCGCAAGGCGGTAGTCGAAGAACTGGAAAAGCTGGGACTGCTGGCGCTGGTGCAGGATTACGCGCATTCCGTGGGCCACTGCCAGCGCTGTGCCACCGTCGCCGAACCGACGGCTTCCCGTCAATGGTTCGTCAAGATGGAGCCGCTGGCCGCTCCGGCGATTAAAGCCGTCACCTCCGGCGAAATCAAGATACTGCCCGAACGATTTACCCGGGTCTACCTCAACTGGATGGAAAATATCCGCGACTGGTGTGTCTCCCGACAACTCTGGTGGGGTCACCGCATACCGGTGTGGTACTGTCAGGCCTGCGGCGAGACCATCGTGGCCATAGAAACGCCGGACAGCTGTCATAAATGCAGTTCCGCCGATATCGAACAGGACCCCGACGTCCTGGATACCTGGTTCTCGTCCGGGTTGTGGCCGCATTCCACCCTGGGCTGGCCCAACGACAGCGACGACCTGCGCCGTTTCTACCCCACCGGTGTCATGGAAACCGGCTACGATATTCTTTTCTTCTGGGTGGCCCGGATGATTACCATGGGTCTGCATAATACCGGGAAGATACCCTTCCATACCGTTTATCTCCACGGCCTCATCCGTGATGAGAAGGGCGAAAAGATGAGCAAGGTCAAGGGTAACGTCCTCAACCCGCTCAAGCTCATCGACCAGTACGGCACCGATGCCCTGCGTTTCGGCATCACCACCGGCAACTCGCCCGGCAACGATATCAAACTGTCGCTCAACCGCCTGGAGGCCGGGCGCAATTTCGCCAACAAACTGTTCAATGCCTCCCGTTTCGTTATCGGCCACCTGAACCGAACGGCTCCCGGTCAATTGAACACCGCTGTCCTGCCCGCCGAAGACCGGTGGATACTGTCGCGGCTGAACCGAGTCATCGGGCAGGTGAACGCTTTCATGGAAGAATACCAGTTCGGCGAGGCTGAACGCGCCATCCACGACTTCATCTGGGGGGAGTTCTGTGACTGGTACATCGAGCTTTCCAAGGTCAGGTTGCAGTCCGGTGACGGCCAGTCCCCCCTGCCGGTTCTGCTCAAGGTTCTCGACACCTCACTGCGACTGCTTCACCCGTTCATGCCCTTCGTTACGGAAGAAATCTGGCAGTACCTGCGGCCATGCCTGCAGGATGCACCCGAATCCATCATGATTGCCGCCTACCCCGAAGCCGACACCACGCTGGTGGATGAAACAGCGGAGGGCTTTGTCGAAGGGTTCATCGAGGTGGTCAAGGCTATCCGCAATGTCCGCGCCGAGCACAAGGTAGAAGCCGGCAAATGGATTCCGGCCGAACTGCACGCCGGCGACCTGGCCGGTGAGCTGACCGCTTATCGCCCGATAGTAGAGAGCCTGTCACGGGCCAGGCCGCTGACCGTCACCGCCGACCGGCTGAAAGCCGAAAGCGATGACGAACGGCTGGTGCTGGTTCTGCGTGACGCCGAACTGGAACTGCCGCTGGCCGGCATGATTGACCGGGAAGCCGAAACCCAGCGCGCCGCCAGGGAACTGGCCGAGGTGGAATCCCAGGTCGCCCGGCTGAGCGCCATGCTCAACAACGAGGCCTTTACCGCCAAGGCACCGCCCCAGGTGGTAGCT